A stretch of Mustela nigripes isolate SB6536 chromosome 6, MUSNIG.SB6536, whole genome shotgun sequence DNA encodes these proteins:
- the LOC132019474 gene encoding killer cell lectin-like receptor subfamily F member 2 isoform X1, giving the protein MPQSVETDSAFDQVMSLFPSHSNMDYSIYRMFGQTQNTERSMMQKPRKHSYHCQHKWARKDYPKCPKWHRTALRLSCTVLVILIATVIGLTTWVSRLSSENGTKDCDCINISPRKQQNNTNFTTKPKLNLCPSNWLQKKGKCYNFFKNFKSWTDSQKSCLIMKSHLLMIQDKAELDFIQNNIQDGIYFWIGLNITHPQKTWTWLGGTPLNLQLFQVLGQPEDNACAVITKNGVFSEKCCNQSFWICQRALSADTDL; this is encoded by the exons ATGCCACAGTCTGTAGAGACTGACTCTGCTTTTGATCAGGTAAtgtctctctttccatctcattCAAATATGGATTATTCTATTTACAGGATGTTTGGACAGACACAGAACACAGAGAGATCAATGATGCAGAAGCCAAGAAAGCATTCCTATCATTGCCAACACAAGTGGGCACGCAAAG aTTACCCTAAATGTCCCAAGTGGCATCGCACTGCTCTGAGACTAAGCTGTACTGTGCTGGTTATACTCATTGCCACAGTCATAGGACTAACTACTTGGG TAAGTCGCCTAAGTAGTGAGAATGGAACCAAAGATTGCGATTGTATAAATATTTCTCCCAGGAAACAGCAGAACAATACAAACTTCACAA CAAAACCAAAGCTAAACTTATGTCCTAGTAACTGGctgcagaaaaaggggaaatgctataatttttttaaaaactttaaatcatGGACCGATAGCCAAAAATCCTGTTTAATAATGAAATCACATCTCTTGATGATCCAAGACAAGGCTGAACTG GATTTCATACAGAATAATATACAAGATGGAATCTATTTTTGGATTGGGTTGAACATCACACACCCACAAAAGACATGGACCTGGCTGGGTGGCACCCCACTGAATCTACAGTT ATTTCAAGTCCTGGGCCAGCCTGAAGATAATGCCTGTGCTGTGATAACAAAGAACGGTGTGTTTTCCGAAAAGTGTTGCAATCAGAGTTTCTGGATTTGTCAACGCGCGCTTTCTGCAGACACTGACCTCTAA
- the LOC132019474 gene encoding killer cell lectin-like receptor subfamily F member 2 isoform X2: MFGQTQNTERSMMQKPRKHSYHCQHKWARKDYPKCPKWHRTALRLSCTVLVILIATVIGLTTWVSRLSSENGTKDCDCINISPRKQQNNTNFTTKPKLNLCPSNWLQKKGKCYNFFKNFKSWTDSQKSCLIMKSHLLMIQDKAELDFIQNNIQDGIYFWIGLNITHPQKTWTWLGGTPLNLQLFQVLGQPEDNACAVITKNGVFSEKCCNQSFWICQRALSADTDL; encoded by the exons ATGTTTGGACAGACACAGAACACAGAGAGATCAATGATGCAGAAGCCAAGAAAGCATTCCTATCATTGCCAACACAAGTGGGCACGCAAAG aTTACCCTAAATGTCCCAAGTGGCATCGCACTGCTCTGAGACTAAGCTGTACTGTGCTGGTTATACTCATTGCCACAGTCATAGGACTAACTACTTGGG TAAGTCGCCTAAGTAGTGAGAATGGAACCAAAGATTGCGATTGTATAAATATTTCTCCCAGGAAACAGCAGAACAATACAAACTTCACAA CAAAACCAAAGCTAAACTTATGTCCTAGTAACTGGctgcagaaaaaggggaaatgctataatttttttaaaaactttaaatcatGGACCGATAGCCAAAAATCCTGTTTAATAATGAAATCACATCTCTTGATGATCCAAGACAAGGCTGAACTG GATTTCATACAGAATAATATACAAGATGGAATCTATTTTTGGATTGGGTTGAACATCACACACCCACAAAAGACATGGACCTGGCTGGGTGGCACCCCACTGAATCTACAGTT ATTTCAAGTCCTGGGCCAGCCTGAAGATAATGCCTGTGCTGTGATAACAAAGAACGGTGTGTTTTCCGAAAAGTGTTGCAATCAGAGTTTCTGGATTTGTCAACGCGCGCTTTCTGCAGACACTGACCTCTAA